The following proteins come from a genomic window of Nothobranchius furzeri strain GRZ-AD chromosome 1, NfurGRZ-RIMD1, whole genome shotgun sequence:
- the LOC107379485 gene encoding moesin isoform X3, protein MQSWSLPSCPAQLANSCLTRVLEQHKLNKNQWEERIQVWHEEHKGMLREDAMLEYLKIAQDLEMYGVNYFNIKNKKGSELWLGVDALGLNIYDKKDKMTPKIGFPWSEIRNISFNDKKFVIKPIDKKAPDFVFYVPRLRINKRILALCMGNHDLYMRRRKPDTIEVQQMKAQAREEKNKRQMERALLESEKKKRENAEKETEKIARETMELMERLRQIEEQTKRAQDELEEQTRRVLELEKERTTAQEEAERLDMDHKAAVEAKAALLHDSETQSQESLATELEELTSKISQLEDAKKKKDDEAKRWQKRAIVVEADLERTKEELKTKLIGVQIQNSVHPQMLEHDETDESSAEASAELTAPCMVQDRSEEERVTETQKNQRLQKNLKFLSTELARAVDESKKTPNDLIHAENVRAGRDKYKTLRMIRQGNTKQRIDEFESM, encoded by the exons ATGCAGAGCTGGAGTTTGCCATCCTGCCCAGCACAACTGGCAAACAGCTGTTTGACCAG GGTTTTGGAGCAGCACAAGCTGAATAAGAATCAGTGGGAGGAAAGGATCCAGGTGTGGCACGAAGAGCACAAGGGAATGCTGAG AGAGGATGCAATGCTGGAGTATCTGAAGATAGCCCAGGACCTGGAGATGTACGGGGTCAACTACTTCAACATTAAGAACAAGAAAGGGTCAGAGCTGTGGCTGGGCGTGGATGCGCTGGGGCTGAATATTTACGACAAAAAGGACAA GATGACTCCAAAGATTGGCTTCCCGTGGAGTGAAATAAGAAACATTTCATTTAATGACAAGAAATTTGTCATCAAGCCGATCGACAAGAAAGCCCCg GATTTTGTTTTCTATGTGCCCCGTCTTCGCATCAACAAACGCATCCTGGCATTATGCATGGGAAATCACGACCTGTACATGCGCAGACGCAAACCCGACACCATCGAGGTGCAGCAGATGAAGGCGCAGGCCAGAGAGGAGAAGAACAAGAGGCAAATGGAGAG GGCTCTACtggagagtgagaaaaaaaagcgAGAAAATGCCGAGAAGGAAACAGAGAAGATTGCTCGGGAGACCATGGAGCTGATGGAAAGATTGAGACAGATTGAAGAGCAGACAAAGAGAGCTCAAGATG AACTGGAGGAGCAAACTCGTAGAGTGCTGGAGTTAGAAAAGGAAAGAACGACTGCTCAGGAAGAGGCAGAGCGTTTGGACATGGACCACAAAGCTGCAGTGGAGGCTAAAGCAGCTCTGCTACATGATTCTGAAACCCAAAGCCAGGAGAGCCTG GCCACTGAGCTGGAGGAGCTTACCTCTAAGATCTCCCAGCTGGAAGACGCCAAGAAGAAAAAAGACGACGAGGCGAAGCGATGGCAGAAAAGG GCCATCGTGGTGGAAGCAGATTTGGAGCGAACCAAAGAGGAGCTGAAGACTAAACTGATAGGGGTCCAAATCCAGAATTCAGTCCACCCTCAAATGCTGGAGCACGACGAGACAGATGAGAGCAGCGCAGAGGCGAGCGCTGAGCTGACTGCTCCGTGCATGGTCCAAGACCGCAGCGAGGAGGAGAGGGTAACCGAGACGCAGAAGAACCAGCGACTGCAGAAAAACCTCAAG TTCCTGAGCACCGAGCTGGCCAGAGCTGTGGACGAGAGCAAAAAGACCCCCAATGACCTGATCCACGCTGAGAACGTGAGGGCAGGCCGAGACAAATACAAGACCCTGCGCATGATTCGTCAGGGCAACACCAAACAGCGCATTGATGAATTTGAATCCATGTGA
- the LOC107379485 gene encoding moesin isoform X1, with translation MSTINVRVTTMDAELEFAILPSTTGKQLFDQIVKTIGLRETWFFGLQYQDSKGYSTWLKMNKRVMAQDVKKDNPLLIKFRAKFYPEDVAEELIQEATQRLFFLQVKESILNDDIYCPPETAVLLASYAVQVKHGDYRKDYHVPGYLTKERLLPQRVLEQHKLNKNQWEERIQVWHEEHKGMLREDAMLEYLKIAQDLEMYGVNYFNIKNKKGSELWLGVDALGLNIYDKKDKMTPKIGFPWSEIRNISFNDKKFVIKPIDKKAPDFVFYVPRLRINKRILALCMGNHDLYMRRRKPDTIEVQQMKAQAREEKNKRQMERALLESEKKKRENAEKETEKIARETMELMERLRQIEEQTKRAQDELEEQTRRVLELEKERTTAQEEAERLDMDHKAAVEAKAALLHDSETQSQESLATELEELTSKISQLEDAKKKKDDEAKRWQKRAIVVEADLERTKEELKTKLIGVQIQNSVHPQMLEHDETDESSAEASAELTAPCMVQDRSEEERVTETQKNQRLQKNLKFLSTELARAVDESKKTPNDLIHAENVRAGRDKYKTLRMIRQGNTKQRIDEFESM, from the exons ATGTCAACA ATAAATGTCCGAGTTACAACAATGGATGCAGAGCTGGAGTTTGCCATCCTGCCCAGCACAACTGGCAAACAGCTGTTTGACCAG ATAGTGAAGACCATCGGGCTGAGGGAAACGTGGTTCTTTGGTCTCCAGTATCAAGACAGCAAAGGCTACTCAACCTGGCTGAAGATGAACAAGAGG GTGATGGCTCAGGACGTGAAGAAGGACAATCCTTTGTTGATCAAGTTCAGAGCCAAGTTTTACCCGGAGGATGTGGCCGAGGAGCTGATCCAGGAGGCcacgcagcgcctcttctttctgcaG GTGAAGGAGAGCATCCTAAACGACGACATTTACTGTCCACCGGAGACGGCGGTGCTTCTGGCCTCGTACGCTGTTCAGGTCAAACATGGGGACTACAGGAAAGATTACCACGTCCCTGGATATCTCACAAAGGAGAGGTTGCTGCCACAAAG GGTTTTGGAGCAGCACAAGCTGAATAAGAATCAGTGGGAGGAAAGGATCCAGGTGTGGCACGAAGAGCACAAGGGAATGCTGAG AGAGGATGCAATGCTGGAGTATCTGAAGATAGCCCAGGACCTGGAGATGTACGGGGTCAACTACTTCAACATTAAGAACAAGAAAGGGTCAGAGCTGTGGCTGGGCGTGGATGCGCTGGGGCTGAATATTTACGACAAAAAGGACAA GATGACTCCAAAGATTGGCTTCCCGTGGAGTGAAATAAGAAACATTTCATTTAATGACAAGAAATTTGTCATCAAGCCGATCGACAAGAAAGCCCCg GATTTTGTTTTCTATGTGCCCCGTCTTCGCATCAACAAACGCATCCTGGCATTATGCATGGGAAATCACGACCTGTACATGCGCAGACGCAAACCCGACACCATCGAGGTGCAGCAGATGAAGGCGCAGGCCAGAGAGGAGAAGAACAAGAGGCAAATGGAGAG GGCTCTACtggagagtgagaaaaaaaagcgAGAAAATGCCGAGAAGGAAACAGAGAAGATTGCTCGGGAGACCATGGAGCTGATGGAAAGATTGAGACAGATTGAAGAGCAGACAAAGAGAGCTCAAGATG AACTGGAGGAGCAAACTCGTAGAGTGCTGGAGTTAGAAAAGGAAAGAACGACTGCTCAGGAAGAGGCAGAGCGTTTGGACATGGACCACAAAGCTGCAGTGGAGGCTAAAGCAGCTCTGCTACATGATTCTGAAACCCAAAGCCAGGAGAGCCTG GCCACTGAGCTGGAGGAGCTTACCTCTAAGATCTCCCAGCTGGAAGACGCCAAGAAGAAAAAAGACGACGAGGCGAAGCGATGGCAGAAAAGG GCCATCGTGGTGGAAGCAGATTTGGAGCGAACCAAAGAGGAGCTGAAGACTAAACTGATAGGGGTCCAAATCCAGAATTCAGTCCACCCTCAAATGCTGGAGCACGACGAGACAGATGAGAGCAGCGCAGAGGCGAGCGCTGAGCTGACTGCTCCGTGCATGGTCCAAGACCGCAGCGAGGAGGAGAGGGTAACCGAGACGCAGAAGAACCAGCGACTGCAGAAAAACCTCAAG TTCCTGAGCACCGAGCTGGCCAGAGCTGTGGACGAGAGCAAAAAGACCCCCAATGACCTGATCCACGCTGAGAACGTGAGGGCAGGCCGAGACAAATACAAGACCCTGCGCATGATTCGTCAGGGCAACACCAAACAGCGCATTGATGAATTTGAATCCATGTGA
- the LOC107378241 gene encoding progesterone receptor isoform X2, which translates to MAFRSSLSDREDPSNSLIMTDSLETAETYACPTIELSKAVSVSLGLDSVSSPLSGMNHPGGGCSAFPDCDPTGDGSGSRGVLELGTPGNLSSEGTRLTQAVASHREDDYGEVCHGVRQVSCMDLFRSGEMDGAQSVTRGSVISRFVCKDSSVFGSPIREVPATSQVTEVVPVKPYPAFPADSSPYGEGVWCANERAYGERPDPRRSGSDGLNNALCKYCNCAQTSFGSRQECNCLWYRRGEHGAGKGSMHAAAQAYGQVESYPDAIPQGQTAFSTIKTEPSVWMDCTDRTFRHGDFFPGVYLSERRVCQVCGDDASGCHYGAVTCGSCKVFFKRAAAGKQNHLCASRNDCTIDKLRRKNCASCRLKRCFMSGMSLKGRRLKGAGQTRSGEEEQQQQPATWGHGDRDERPAGPQFLPMRIPPSLRSCLSLLSILQSIEPAVVNAGHDPAQPDSSASLLTSLNELGERQLVTVVRWAKAIPGFRDLHVDDQMSVIQLSWMGVMVFALGWRTYTLTNCSMLYFAPDLVFNDQRMQVSSMYEHCVRMKLLAQRFCKLEVTEEEFLCMKALVLFSIMPVEGLKSQRCFEELRTSYIKELDRLASHHGETTRTQRLFQLTQLLDYLQSVVRKLHQFTYDLFIQAQSLQMRVNFPEMISEIVSVHVPKILSGMVKPILFHDTA; encoded by the exons ATGGCCTTTCGCTCGAGCCTGTCCGACAGAGAGGACCCGTCCAACTCTTTAATCATGACCGACAGCTTGGAGACGGCTGAGACTTACGCGTGCCCGACGATTGAGCTGAGCAAAGCCGTGTCGGTGTCTCTGGGTTTGGACTCCGTGTCGTCTCCGCTCAGCGGCATGAACCACCCCGGCGGCGGCTGCAGCGCCTTCCCGGACTGCGACCCGACGGGCGACGGAAGTGGATCCCGAGGAGTGCTGGAGTTGGGAACGCCTGGGAATCTGAGCTCGGAGGGAACCCGGCTCACCCAGGCTGTTGCCAGCCACCGGGAGGACGACTACGGAGAGGTGTGCCATGGCGTGCGGCAGGTGAGCTGCATGGATCTGTTCAGGTCGGGAGAAATGGACGGTGCGCAATCCGTGACGCGCGGCTCGGTCATCTCCAGATTCGTCTGCAAGGACTCGAGCGTGTTTGGGAGCCCGATAAGAGAGGTCCCCGCGACCTCCCAGGTGACTGAAGTCGTACCTGTGAAGCCATATCCCGCTTTTCCTGCCGACTCCAGTCCGTACGGGGAAGGTGTTTGGTGCGCAAATGAGCGCGCGTACGGCGAGCGACCCGACCCGCGCAGAAGCGGATCCGATGGACTCAACAACGCTTTGTGTAAATACTGTAATTGTGCGCAGACGTCTTTTGGATCCAGGCAGGAATGCAACTGTCTTTGGTACAGAAGGGGTGAGCACGGGGCTGGAAAAGGGAGCATGCACGCGGCGGCACAGGCGTACGGCCAAGTGGAAAGTTACCCAGACGCAATTCCTCAAGGGCAAACCGCGTTTTCCACCATCAAGACCGAGCCTTCCGTCTGGATGGACTGTACGGATCGCACTTTCAG GCATGGAGATTTCTTTCCAGGTGTGTATCTGTCAGAAAGAAGAGTGTGTCAAGTGTGTGGTGATGACGCCTCGGGTTGCCACTACGGTGCGGTCACCTGCGGCAGCTGCAAAGTGTTCTTCAAGAGGGCCGCTGCAG GTAAGCAGAACCACCTGTGTGCCAGCCGGAACGACTGCACCATCGACAAGCTGAGGCGGAAAAACTGTGCCTCCTGTCGCTTGAAGAGGTGCTTCATGTCGGGGATGAGTTTGAAAG GCCGCAGGCTGAAGGGAGCCGGACAGACGAGGAGCggagaggaggagcagcagcagcagccggcCACCTGGGGGCATGGAGACAGAGACGAGAGGCCAG CTGGACCTCAGTTCCTGCCCATGAGGATCCCCCCGAGTCTGCGCTCCTGCTTATCCCTGCTCAGCATCCTTCAGTCCATTGAGCCGGCCGTGGTCAACGCGGGTCATGACCCCGCCCAGCCGGACAGCTCTGCGTCCTTGCTCACCAGCCTGAACGAGCTCGGCGAGCGACAGCTGGTGACGGTGGTGCGCTGGGCCAAGGCGATACCAG GTTTCCGGGACCTGCACGTGGACGATCAGATGTCAGTGATTCAGTTGTCTTGGATGGGGGTGATGGTGTTCGCTCTGGGCTGGAGGACCTACACTCTCACAAACTGCTCCATGCTCTACTTCGCTCCAGACCTGGTCTTCAACGA CCAGCGGATGCAAGTGTCCAGTATGTACGAACACTGTGTGAGGATGAAGCTGCTTGCTCAAAGGTTCTGTAAGCTGGAGGTTACTGAGGAGgagtttctctgcatgaaggCCCTGGTCCTCTTCAGCATCA TGCCAGTGGAAGGCCTGAAGAGCCAGCGTTGTTTTGAGGAACTGCGGACCTCCTACATCAAGGAGCTGGACCGCTTGGCCAGCCACCACGGGGAGACCACCCGGACGCAGAGACTGTTTCAGCTCACACAACTGCTGGACTACCTCCAGTCG GTTGTGAGGAAGTTGCACCAGTTCACCTATGACCTCTTCATCCAAGCTCAGTCCCTGCAGATGCGCGTCAACTTCCCTGAGATGATCTCGGAGATTGTCAGCGTCCACGTGCCCAAGATCCTCTCCGGCATGGTCAAGCCAATCCTTTTCCACGATACGGCCTAG
- the LOC107378241 gene encoding progesterone receptor isoform X1 → MAFRSSLSDREDPSNSLIMTDSLETAETYACPTIELSKAVSVSLGLDSVSSPLSGMNHPGGGCSAFPDCDPTGDGSGSRGVLELGTPGNLSSEGTRLTQAVASHREDDYGEVCHGVRQVSCMDLFRSGEMDGAQSVTRGSVISRFVCKDSSVFGSPIREVPATSQVTEVVPVKPYPAFPADSSPYGEGVWCANERAYGERPDPRRSGSDGLNNALCKYCNCAQTSFGSRQECNCLWYRRGEHGAGKGSMHAAAQAYGQVESYPDAIPQGQTAFSTIKTEPSVWMDCTDRTFRHGDFFPGVYLSERRVCQVCGDDASGCHYGAVTCGSCKVFFKRAAAGKQNHLCASRNDCTIDKLRRKNCASCRLKRCFMSGMSLKGRRLKGAGQTRSGEEEQQQQPATWGHGDRDERPGKKHVVVEPGNAAARAQAGPQFLPMRIPPSLRSCLSLLSILQSIEPAVVNAGHDPAQPDSSASLLTSLNELGERQLVTVVRWAKAIPGFRDLHVDDQMSVIQLSWMGVMVFALGWRTYTLTNCSMLYFAPDLVFNDQRMQVSSMYEHCVRMKLLAQRFCKLEVTEEEFLCMKALVLFSIMPVEGLKSQRCFEELRTSYIKELDRLASHHGETTRTQRLFQLTQLLDYLQSVVRKLHQFTYDLFIQAQSLQMRVNFPEMISEIVSVHVPKILSGMVKPILFHDTA, encoded by the exons ATGGCCTTTCGCTCGAGCCTGTCCGACAGAGAGGACCCGTCCAACTCTTTAATCATGACCGACAGCTTGGAGACGGCTGAGACTTACGCGTGCCCGACGATTGAGCTGAGCAAAGCCGTGTCGGTGTCTCTGGGTTTGGACTCCGTGTCGTCTCCGCTCAGCGGCATGAACCACCCCGGCGGCGGCTGCAGCGCCTTCCCGGACTGCGACCCGACGGGCGACGGAAGTGGATCCCGAGGAGTGCTGGAGTTGGGAACGCCTGGGAATCTGAGCTCGGAGGGAACCCGGCTCACCCAGGCTGTTGCCAGCCACCGGGAGGACGACTACGGAGAGGTGTGCCATGGCGTGCGGCAGGTGAGCTGCATGGATCTGTTCAGGTCGGGAGAAATGGACGGTGCGCAATCCGTGACGCGCGGCTCGGTCATCTCCAGATTCGTCTGCAAGGACTCGAGCGTGTTTGGGAGCCCGATAAGAGAGGTCCCCGCGACCTCCCAGGTGACTGAAGTCGTACCTGTGAAGCCATATCCCGCTTTTCCTGCCGACTCCAGTCCGTACGGGGAAGGTGTTTGGTGCGCAAATGAGCGCGCGTACGGCGAGCGACCCGACCCGCGCAGAAGCGGATCCGATGGACTCAACAACGCTTTGTGTAAATACTGTAATTGTGCGCAGACGTCTTTTGGATCCAGGCAGGAATGCAACTGTCTTTGGTACAGAAGGGGTGAGCACGGGGCTGGAAAAGGGAGCATGCACGCGGCGGCACAGGCGTACGGCCAAGTGGAAAGTTACCCAGACGCAATTCCTCAAGGGCAAACCGCGTTTTCCACCATCAAGACCGAGCCTTCCGTCTGGATGGACTGTACGGATCGCACTTTCAG GCATGGAGATTTCTTTCCAGGTGTGTATCTGTCAGAAAGAAGAGTGTGTCAAGTGTGTGGTGATGACGCCTCGGGTTGCCACTACGGTGCGGTCACCTGCGGCAGCTGCAAAGTGTTCTTCAAGAGGGCCGCTGCAG GTAAGCAGAACCACCTGTGTGCCAGCCGGAACGACTGCACCATCGACAAGCTGAGGCGGAAAAACTGTGCCTCCTGTCGCTTGAAGAGGTGCTTCATGTCGGGGATGAGTTTGAAAG GCCGCAGGCTGAAGGGAGCCGGACAGACGAGGAGCggagaggaggagcagcagcagcagccggcCACCTGGGGGCATGGAGACAGAGACGAGAGGCCAGGCAAGAAACATGTTGTTGTGGAGCCTGGAAACGCTGCTGCCAGGGCTCAAG CTGGACCTCAGTTCCTGCCCATGAGGATCCCCCCGAGTCTGCGCTCCTGCTTATCCCTGCTCAGCATCCTTCAGTCCATTGAGCCGGCCGTGGTCAACGCGGGTCATGACCCCGCCCAGCCGGACAGCTCTGCGTCCTTGCTCACCAGCCTGAACGAGCTCGGCGAGCGACAGCTGGTGACGGTGGTGCGCTGGGCCAAGGCGATACCAG GTTTCCGGGACCTGCACGTGGACGATCAGATGTCAGTGATTCAGTTGTCTTGGATGGGGGTGATGGTGTTCGCTCTGGGCTGGAGGACCTACACTCTCACAAACTGCTCCATGCTCTACTTCGCTCCAGACCTGGTCTTCAACGA CCAGCGGATGCAAGTGTCCAGTATGTACGAACACTGTGTGAGGATGAAGCTGCTTGCTCAAAGGTTCTGTAAGCTGGAGGTTACTGAGGAGgagtttctctgcatgaaggCCCTGGTCCTCTTCAGCATCA TGCCAGTGGAAGGCCTGAAGAGCCAGCGTTGTTTTGAGGAACTGCGGACCTCCTACATCAAGGAGCTGGACCGCTTGGCCAGCCACCACGGGGAGACCACCCGGACGCAGAGACTGTTTCAGCTCACACAACTGCTGGACTACCTCCAGTCG GTTGTGAGGAAGTTGCACCAGTTCACCTATGACCTCTTCATCCAAGCTCAGTCCCTGCAGATGCGCGTCAACTTCCCTGAGATGATCTCGGAGATTGTCAGCGTCCACGTGCCCAAGATCCTCTCCGGCATGGTCAAGCCAATCCTTTTCCACGATACGGCCTAG
- the LOC107379485 gene encoding moesin isoform X2, with amino-acid sequence MTVQRSGCSKHLSEEGLEPLLKHTNINVRVTTMDAELEFAILPSTTGKQLFDQIVKTIGLRETWFFGLQYQDSKGYSTWLKMNKRVMAQDVKKDNPLLIKFRAKFYPEDVAEELIQEATQRLFFLQVKESILNDDIYCPPETAVLLASYAVQVKHGDYRKDYHVPGYLTKERLLPQRVLEQHKLNKNQWEERIQVWHEEHKGMLREDAMLEYLKIAQDLEMYGVNYFNIKNKKGSELWLGVDALGLNIYDKKDKMTPKIGFPWSEIRNISFNDKKFVIKPIDKKAPDFVFYVPRLRINKRILALCMGNHDLYMRRRKPDTIEVQQMKAQAREEKNKRQMERALLESEKKKRENAEKETEKIARETMELMERLRQIEEQTKRAQDELEEQTRRVLELEKERTTAQEEAERLDMDHKAAVEAKAALLHDSETQSQESLATELEELTSKISQLEDAKKKKDDEAKRWQKRAIVVEADLERTKEELKTKLIGVQIQNSVHPQMLEHDETDESSAEASAELTAPCMVQDRSEEERVTETQKNQRLQKNLKFLSTELARAVDESKKTPNDLIHAENVRAGRDKYKTLRMIRQGNTKQRIDEFESM; translated from the exons ATGACTGTGCAAAGAAGCGGCTGCAGCAAGCACCTCTCTGAAGAAGGGCTCGAGCCACTGCTAAAACATACAAAT ATAAATGTCCGAGTTACAACAATGGATGCAGAGCTGGAGTTTGCCATCCTGCCCAGCACAACTGGCAAACAGCTGTTTGACCAG ATAGTGAAGACCATCGGGCTGAGGGAAACGTGGTTCTTTGGTCTCCAGTATCAAGACAGCAAAGGCTACTCAACCTGGCTGAAGATGAACAAGAGG GTGATGGCTCAGGACGTGAAGAAGGACAATCCTTTGTTGATCAAGTTCAGAGCCAAGTTTTACCCGGAGGATGTGGCCGAGGAGCTGATCCAGGAGGCcacgcagcgcctcttctttctgcaG GTGAAGGAGAGCATCCTAAACGACGACATTTACTGTCCACCGGAGACGGCGGTGCTTCTGGCCTCGTACGCTGTTCAGGTCAAACATGGGGACTACAGGAAAGATTACCACGTCCCTGGATATCTCACAAAGGAGAGGTTGCTGCCACAAAG GGTTTTGGAGCAGCACAAGCTGAATAAGAATCAGTGGGAGGAAAGGATCCAGGTGTGGCACGAAGAGCACAAGGGAATGCTGAG AGAGGATGCAATGCTGGAGTATCTGAAGATAGCCCAGGACCTGGAGATGTACGGGGTCAACTACTTCAACATTAAGAACAAGAAAGGGTCAGAGCTGTGGCTGGGCGTGGATGCGCTGGGGCTGAATATTTACGACAAAAAGGACAA GATGACTCCAAAGATTGGCTTCCCGTGGAGTGAAATAAGAAACATTTCATTTAATGACAAGAAATTTGTCATCAAGCCGATCGACAAGAAAGCCCCg GATTTTGTTTTCTATGTGCCCCGTCTTCGCATCAACAAACGCATCCTGGCATTATGCATGGGAAATCACGACCTGTACATGCGCAGACGCAAACCCGACACCATCGAGGTGCAGCAGATGAAGGCGCAGGCCAGAGAGGAGAAGAACAAGAGGCAAATGGAGAG GGCTCTACtggagagtgagaaaaaaaagcgAGAAAATGCCGAGAAGGAAACAGAGAAGATTGCTCGGGAGACCATGGAGCTGATGGAAAGATTGAGACAGATTGAAGAGCAGACAAAGAGAGCTCAAGATG AACTGGAGGAGCAAACTCGTAGAGTGCTGGAGTTAGAAAAGGAAAGAACGACTGCTCAGGAAGAGGCAGAGCGTTTGGACATGGACCACAAAGCTGCAGTGGAGGCTAAAGCAGCTCTGCTACATGATTCTGAAACCCAAAGCCAGGAGAGCCTG GCCACTGAGCTGGAGGAGCTTACCTCTAAGATCTCCCAGCTGGAAGACGCCAAGAAGAAAAAAGACGACGAGGCGAAGCGATGGCAGAAAAGG GCCATCGTGGTGGAAGCAGATTTGGAGCGAACCAAAGAGGAGCTGAAGACTAAACTGATAGGGGTCCAAATCCAGAATTCAGTCCACCCTCAAATGCTGGAGCACGACGAGACAGATGAGAGCAGCGCAGAGGCGAGCGCTGAGCTGACTGCTCCGTGCATGGTCCAAGACCGCAGCGAGGAGGAGAGGGTAACCGAGACGCAGAAGAACCAGCGACTGCAGAAAAACCTCAAG TTCCTGAGCACCGAGCTGGCCAGAGCTGTGGACGAGAGCAAAAAGACCCCCAATGACCTGATCCACGCTGAGAACGTGAGGGCAGGCCGAGACAAATACAAGACCCTGCGCATGATTCGTCAGGGCAACACCAAACAGCGCATTGATGAATTTGAATCCATGTGA